Below is a genomic region from Anabas testudineus chromosome 13, fAnaTes1.2, whole genome shotgun sequence.
ATCAACAGTACTGCACAACTGCAACAGCCATGTAAAAAGAGTTCATGTCCATGAGTGCTGGAatggaaatactgtaaaatacagtaacttTACATACAAAAGACGTGACGTACAAAAAGTGGTGTaatgaggaaagagaaagagcacagATGGAGAGTTTAATGTTATGCATCAAGAGTTGATGCTGTTGCAGAAATGCTACAACTCAGGCTTGTTGTCCACAGAGGTTTCAGTCTGGAaagaacagaacacagaaagTCTGCAGCCTTTTTGTAATTTGAATTACACATCAGCTGTCAGATGTTAAAGTCACACAACCTGTCGTTGTGATTACTCATATAATATTCTCTATATTATTAGTTCCCAGAGCTGCAGgctaaataagaaaacatttttaaaacatattaataagtAATAAGAGTGAGGAAAGACGTCTGTACCCACTTTACCAGTTTGTCAAAGGATGCAGCtcatttaaatacaatatacagcttatcgtcctctgacagtggAATTGATGGTGACTGCTTGTCCCCACTGATAAGTCATTGAGACTGATGCTCTCAGGCCactttgcagcattttaaatgaaacctcTCCCATCAGCTGAAGAGGCTGTTTGTTGTGGATCATTACATTCAGTTAATCCTTTTCTCTGAACTAAAAGTCCACTTCTTATTCTTAATACAGGGGAATCGTAAAGGACTGAATGACAAACAAACGCTGAATCCTGTTAAAAACCGGTGGAAATGGTTCCAGTTTGGTTGGTGCTGCAGTCCGGAGCAGACGATGAGCTCTGCTGAGTCACACAAGCCTCGTCTTCAGGTCGCAGCTGCTGCAGCGACTATGAGGAAGAACAACTGCTGACAACTTCAGCTGctaatttaattattgattgGAGGAGGCACAGCGACTCTcagtcgcacacacacacacacagtttgtgctCTTGTATTACAAATAATACATAGAGTAACGTCCCTGGGGCTCGTTCCGAGGACGTTTGTGTGAAGAAAGGTGAATAGCACACTGAGCGATGATGACAGTGACCTGGCACAAACACATCTTTATATTTCTCAGCCTCTATATTTCAATTTGAGGAGAGTCTGGGGTTAAAATGGATTATCTCTCTTATAACAATATGTAATATTACACACAAACTGACATCTGTTTTTTCTAAAGTCCTGGTCTGTTATGTGTAAGTTACATTCACCTACGTACAGCTGATCATGGCATCACATTAATAATCTACTGTAGCTTTAGTTTCTCTACTAAAATCTTGTCATTTGTCCACATTTGGATTCTTTATGTAAAATCATCCCCTCATTTGTTCGGTGATGCCttcgtgtgtgtttttttgcagtgaaTCAAAAAATGAAGAGTCGTCTTTGAAGAAGAGACTTGACTGATTGCACACGAAGGATGTGACCAAAACACAGGAGTCAGTACATGAAGCAAATAAAGCCTCATCCAAATAAATATCACGCTCACGGTGGAGTTGTCTGTAACATGGACTAATTCtttgtgtgtaaaagtgtaaaatccTGCCAGTGACTGGTACAAtacactgtgctgtttttttagtATCCCATAAGGTTTAAGCACAGACAGTAAATCTGTTCCTCCTGTTCTGCCGTCGTTTATCGAGTcttcagttgctttttttttgtttttttagttagttttccTGTAGTTTTCAATTGCACTTACTAGCTGTAACGTTTGTAAAGGATGTTACTACAACTTAAAGTGAATCTGAAGAGTAAATACACTGCATatactcaaaataaaaaaaagtcaccacctggatttaactaagcaaataggtaagaacctcccgctggataattactgcatgaatgatgatgtttcagctgccaacaagttatttaaccataactgatgcagtgaggaACAACCACATCTTAAAACACATCCTGTGATCATAGAagagatgttaatctgtttcagaaggatcaaattattgacatgaatcaaacaaagaaaacatctaaggagatgatgaaactactaaaactgggttaagacCTGTCcaatgtggtctgatgagtccagattgaccctgttccagagtgatggagcatcagggtaagaagagaggaggtgaagtgatgcacccatcatgtctagtgtctactgtacaagcctgtgggggcagtgctatgatctggggctgctgcagttggtcaggtctaaagaatgaggtcagctgatgacctgaatatactgaaggaccaggttattctaTCAATTAGGTTTTTTTCCCTGATGACACTGGCATAGGaaatatttgtgatatttttttttgtattattataacttcattttaaacagttttctctCCTTGCAAATTTCTCTCCAGgttaacaaaacataataattaGAAAAGACACGTGAGTGGATTTGGAGGGTGGAGCAGAAAGACAAGCTGCTGAAGAGGCCGATGTGAGTATTATTTCCTGGAGCACAGATTTGTACAGAAAGTAGAAAGTGCTGCAAAATGTCACAGAAGCCtattttgtaaaaaaagaaaaaataaagcagcaatGTTTCGGATCAGCTGACGTCAGCTTGGCCTTTTGGGGGGAAATGTGCTCCTGTCATTTCAGAGCAGAACGACAACAGCAGTGACCTGCACCACTGTCTGCTCGTCCTCCAGTGTTGACAAAATGACACCACCCACATTGGAATAAATGCATAGTTTATCATATCATTACAATAAAGTGTCGAGGCTAAATCGTAAATAAAACAGTCTAGAAGATTTAGGGAGTGTAGCCTAAATTATGAACAGGAAGTGAGGTGAACAGACTGCGTCATTGTGAAGAGGTACAAACGGGACGTGACACTGATTATTTACGCTCATTCTGTGAGGCTATGCAAGACAAAAGTTCTCTACAAAAGTAAAATTGCTGCAGCTACAGAGAGTATACAGAGTGATGGCCTTGCAATTCATACAGCTACGAGCTCTCGCACATCACAATTTAGGCTACTgctgctacagtacagtaccGCTTCAAGTTCCTCTAGATAcctgaataaaaacagcatccGGCTGTGGAAAGAAATCAGTCCTCTGTAGGCATGTTGTTAAAAAAGGAGGCTCCATCAGTGCAGAGCAGTGGATCTCAGAGCGAGGTGTGGGATCTTTGGGGTTCAGGGGTTGATCTGGGCTTTACACATTCTTCAGGTGCTCTAGAGGAGGTTCTGCAGACAGTTCCAGAGGTCATTCAGGGATCATTCAGGGATCCAGTTAGGGTGAAGGGTTGGTTGATGCGTTAGGAACTGAAGAGTTCGTGAAGGGTGCTTGTGGTTTCTAATGGGCTATAAAGCTTCATAGGGGTCTTCCAAAGAAAACAAGGGTTCAGGGAAGAAGTGTCCATAACATGGTGCTGCAGCAACATCAAGACTTTTGGTTCCCCTCTGGACTGGGTTTTGGGTAAAGCTGGCAagaacacccccccccccccctccccacctgCATTCTGCATGCGGAACACCGATGCATCCCGGCAGCACTCCCCCCCCCCGTCCTCCCTCGGGTCCTCAGCCTGCATCCCAAACTCTGGATGCAGTCCTTCAGTCCTTTCTGTCCGCGCTCCCTCCTCCAGCCTCACGTCAGGTGTGTGCGCTCACCTACACACTGCGTGCAGATGTGCGCGCGCCGTGTAGTCATCCCAGCCTGTGCGCGCACTCGGTGCGGTTCGGTGACTCGGTGCTGTTGTTGAACACCGGGCCCGGTGTCCAGAAAAACACATAGTAAATCACCAGGATGAACGCGGCCACGGACACGCAGAGGAAATAGGCGATCGCCATCGCGACTTTCACCCAGATCTTAGTTGACATGTTGGCGTGTTTGGCCCGCAGCTCTCCGGGGTAGCTCGGCCTCCGCTTCATGTCCCCGTTCAGCTTCTCCCCGGTCACGGTGACCTGCCTGCCGGCCGCTTTCATCTTGGTATCGGCGCTGAGACCTTATCCAACGATTTTTCCTCCGCTGGCTGTTGTGTGATCATTTGAGTCCGGACAGCTGAGCCAGCtgccccctctcctcctcccgtCTTCACCGCAGGGCAGCTGCTCGGGTCCCGCCGCCTCCTCTGGTGCCTCGTCCGCGGGACTGACGCGCTCCGTGACCCCTCTGATCCCTCGGTGCGCACCGGGCAAACTGAACTCAAGGTTTTCTCTGTCATCATCTGATGGGACTGGTGTCAAGCTGGCCGGGGTTAAACCAGCTGTTCCTGATGtggcttttcaaaataaaaaacggCAACTGCAAGAATTATTGTGAATCCTTCTAGTAATACTCATTCTAATCACCGTTACTGTTTAAATGTCTACAATCGCTTCAAAACTACttttaaatgcaacatgttGAAGATGGAAACACACTATAAATGGGCTGCTGGCCCATTAGTTAGTGATGAGAACGGGAAAACAATGCCCTCTTATTCTGAAGGAGAAGTTCGCAGCGTTTCCGGCTCCACTCCGCGCGTCTCCCTCCAGCTTGACCGAGCTCAGAACGAGGAGGAGCTCAAAAGTACGCAACACCCAACGATTGGGTCATAGTTTGAGAGAAACGTCCCGCAGCAGAAGATGGGAGCGATGCAGGCGCAGAGCATCCACAGATAACCCCCACCAAGGACCTCATGAAAGAGGGGTCCAAACCACCAGGAGCCTCTCCTACTCCACCTGAACCAcaagctgcagcctgcagacacCCGAGAGGGGGTTTCTAACCCTGGTCACACCTGACAGCAGAATAACTACACTGTTCTGCAGCAGCCAAGGTCACAATCAGGCACAAGAGTCAAACAAAGACACGGCACTCCGGTCAGGAGCAAGAGGCCGAGTGGATGTTCTACAGCCTTCATGTGTCATGAAGAGGCAGCAGGGTTCATTCATCAGTGGATGTGATCATGTGCAGCTTGTGAACATCCAACATCGACTCACTGCACAGTTGTCAGGAGGCGTCGtgttagagacagagagaaaacacatctgacttaagacatcaaagaaaaacatttattggctaaaagagaaaaaacaaaacctgctgAAACGGCGGCgtctttacattttatgttggaACAAACACCGGGACTGACTCCCGCTCTGTGTCTGAGGTC
It encodes:
- the LOC113173815 gene encoding putative transmembrane protein INAFM2, encoding MKAAGRQVTVTGEKLNGDMKRRPSYPGELRAKHANMSTKIWVKVAMAIAYFLCVSVAAFILVIYYVFFWTPGPVFNNSTESPNRTECAHRLG